From Camelina sativa cultivar DH55 chromosome 5, Cs, whole genome shotgun sequence:
AAAATGTTCAGATAAGGATGGGATCACTCATTCATTGGCATTATGTGCGTAAACGCTAAACCTAAGACAATGTCAATGTGGGACGTTTAAATTATGCTGATTTACTAAGACTATGAAGATCGGAGACTGGTCACAGTATATAATATTGGTAGAACATAATATGTTGTATACATATATCATCCTTTGGCCAGAGCTACCTTAAACTCTTATAACTATCTGTTTGGACAGAGAACCGCTCATGTAGTTGTACACTGCAGAAACTTCAGCTGGTTTTAAGCAGCTTTCCAAGAAGACAATAATGGTGTCTCAGAGTTCTTGAAAGTGAGTACCGTGGTCGTGTATCTTTCTCCTTTCACAAAACCTGGTTGGGCAATGATCTCAAGCTCAGTCATCTCTTCGGGTGAGAGTTTCACCGATAAAGCTCCAATGTTCTGGTTAAGGTTTTCGATCTTAGTGGTTCCCGGGATGGGACAAACATCATCTCCCTGATGGTGAACCCAAGCGAGCGCTAATTGTGCAGGAGTGCATCCTTTGTTTTCCGAGATTGCACAAACCTTCTCATAAACAATCTTGTTGTGGTCTAAGTTCTCCTCTTGGAATCTTGGTAGAGCCTGCAATAATAATTGCGGTTATATAATAAATTCCTTTAATTAATCCACAGCTGAGGTAAGGctcatcaacaaacaaatcttaCATAGCCTATATACTTACCTTTCTGAAGTCATTCTTGTCTAGGTTCTCAACAAGCTTGGGTCCAGATGCGAAGAAACCTCGTCCTAGAGGACTGTAAGCAACAATACCTATCCCAAGTTCCCTGAAGGAACGAGAATATGAAGTTACGTGACTGATAGATTATTGCACGAGGAGAGTAGGATGAAACATGAATACCTGCAGGTGGGAATgacttcttcttccacatctcGAGTCCACAAGGACCATTCTAACTGCACGGCAGTAATTGGGTGAACAGCATGTGCTCTTCTGATAGTTGAAGCAGAGGCTTCGGACAGACCAATATACTTTATTTTACCCTCTTTAACCAGCTTCTTCAGTTCTCCCATCTTGGCAttgacacaaaaacaaaaaaaacaaaaaaacaaaaaaacaaaaaaggtaagtTCAGCAAAAGATGCCAGCTTTCTAAGAAGGTCAGGTATTAGAACCGACCCTAACAGAGTCtatgcaaaagaaaaatcataagaGTAGATGATAAAACACTAAGTGACTAAAATGGCTAATAAGTCTAAAGGGCGCCCTGGCTTGCGTCAAAAGCTATCATTTAATTAGGAGAGTACTCCTATCTACTAAACCAAGATGTGAAGCTCATTGAGATTTCATTTGAAAGTTGCAAAACCATGAAAGAAAAACTGACAAGAAGAGTGCTTACTTACAGTGATTTCGATAGGGACACGAGTATCAATCCGATGCGAATAATAGAGATCAATGAAGGAAACATCTAGCCGCTTTAAACTCGCTTCACACGCAGCTCTCACATGCTCAGGATCTCCTCTCACCTCTATCTTTCCCTCCCCATAGGTGATTCCAAATTTCGTCGCAAGTTCCACTTTTTCTCTCATCCCATCCTTGAGTGCCTGACAAATTAAACTCCAGACATTTTCAACATCGAAATCatttcaacaaatcaaaaagagaaacaaaacctcAAATCGAAGATCGAACCTTGCTGAGGAGAACCTCATTGGTCTCAGGACCGTAAATGTCAGAGGTGTCAAGGAAAGTGACGCCAGAGTGAATAGCATGGTGGATGAGAGCGATGGCTTCTGTTTCCGGCTTCGGAGCACCGTAGAAAGCAGAGAGGCCCATACAACCGAGGCCTTGTGCTGAAACCTCGAGGCCTTGGCTTCCCAGCTTCATCCTCCTCACTCCACAAGTCGccatgaatctctctctctctctctctctctctctctctctctctctctctctctctctctctctctctctctctctctctctctctctctctctctctctctctctctctctctctctctctctctctctctctctctctctctctctctctctctctctctctctctctctctctctctctctctctctctctctctctctctctctctctctctctctctctctctctctctctctctctctctctctctctctctctctctctctctctctctctctctctctctctctctctctctctctctctctctctcttctcttttacgGAAACAATAATTGAATTCGTTaacaaaaattgtcaaaaatacTATTTCACATTTCTTCACTTACTTTCTCAAAACACCATATCTTATTAAGCCGGTTCAAATAGGATAGCCTTCTGAGCTAACCCGTCCGAAACCTGCAGATTtacatagaaaaagaaaaatcctctTGCTCGAGCCGCTTTTGTAAGACGGATGACACAGACATTATTCAATCTAGGTATACATCCAatagaaaacatagaaaacctCCTTTGATAAGATTGAAAAGAATCTAACTCCGAAGCAAAAGCTGGCCAGTCTTTTGACTCATCTATGACACTTAAAATCTCTTGACAATCTGTCTCAAAATGAACCATATCATATCCCAGAGACGGAGAGCACTTTCCATGGCCCAACATAGAGAGAGAGCATTTTCATTGAAAACCTAAAAcgacaaataaattaaaacagagggagtatttcaTTGTTATAGGAGTCACATAAACTTTGTGAGAGTTATAGATATGcaatcattacatattaatatattttcttatatatgtaatatttctaaatactaCTATAAATCATTCATTGCATTACTgtaaatattatgaaagttacGAAAATGAGAGTTAATTAGTACAACATGATGAGAcataatagaaaaattaataaaaatgactcaggtttataataatacattattgtgaattaataattaaaattttctattgtcttaaatatatattcaaaagttttatattataaatatagatctatGAACGGGTATTTTagc
This genomic window contains:
- the LOC104787219 gene encoding probable aldo-keto reductase 4 gives rise to the protein MATCGVRRMKLGSQGLEVSAQGLGCMGLSAFYGAPKPETEAIALIHHAIHSGVTFLDTSDIYGPETNEVLLSKALKDGMREKVELATKFGITYGEGKIEVRGDPEHVRAACEASLKRLDVSFIDLYYSHRIDTRVPIEITMGELKKLVKEGKIKYIGLSEASASTIRRAHAVHPITAVQLEWSLWTRDVEEEVIPTCRELGIGIVAYSPLGRGFFASGPKLVENLDKNDFRKALPRFQEENLDHNKIVYEKVCAISENKGCTPAQLALAWVHHQGDDVCPIPGTTKIENLNQNIGALSVKLSPEEMTELEIIAQPGFVKGERYTTTVLTFKNSETPLLSSWKAA